From a region of the Halorubrum sp. BV1 genome:
- a CDS encoding SHOCT domain-containing protein: MTGLLRRIAWNLRHRWRRVFALLVLGGGVAAPLLTGVWWTLPLVWFFGLFVALPVFHTLTKPLPDAGGDSRRGDAETLDPALDALRERYARGEIDDAEFGRKLDRLLETEDAETADGVRRAGDGLTDRVREGVRREIERARE, encoded by the coding sequence ATGACCGGCCTCCTCCGGCGGATCGCGTGGAACCTGCGACACCGCTGGCGGCGGGTGTTCGCCCTGCTCGTGCTCGGTGGCGGCGTCGCGGCTCCCCTCCTCACCGGCGTCTGGTGGACGCTCCCGCTCGTCTGGTTCTTCGGCCTGTTCGTCGCGCTCCCCGTCTTCCACACGCTCACGAAACCCCTCCCCGACGCGGGCGGCGACTCGCGACGCGGAGACGCCGAGACCCTCGACCCCGCGCTCGACGCGCTCCGCGAGCGATACGCCCGCGGCGAGATAGACGACGCCGAGTTCGGGCGGAAGCTGGATCGGCTCCTCGAAACGGAGGACGCCGAGACCGCAGACGGCGTTCGACGCGCCGGTGACGGACTCACCGACCGCGTCCGCGAGGGTGTCAGACGCGAGATAGAGCGGGCCCGCGAGTGA
- a CDS encoding serine-tRNA(Ala) deacylase AlaX yields the protein MTASRAPADPEVREFEATVDAVSGREVVLDETYFYPESGGQPADRGTVDGVRVADVRERDGRVVHELDAAGDVPAPGATVTGIVDDAFRTYCTRAHTASHVLYGAARRTCEDLGYAGFDIAPEKVRVDLTTAEPLSDADLVELERLANRAVWDSLPVSWETHPEGEARAIDGIAFNAKTEAGAMGGDQAVRVVTIGGDGGATGGDRKPGVGGDVGVDAGDGPIPWDVAACGGTHVRTTAEIGPISVLDRSNPGEGVTRVEFAVGPTAIDHDAAVHRAALDAAAALDARIADLPEEVTRVRTEADRLEADLRDARGDLLAARLREFETTEVDDTTWAIGTVGDADPNDLRGPADAIVGGGVADESAAASPDALAAVGGGDAPFVVVAVADDASGDGAERPKAGEVVDAVTDAFGGGGGGGPTFAQGGGLDADPDTVVAWLRER from the coding sequence ATGACCGCATCACGCGCGCCGGCCGACCCCGAAGTACGGGAGTTCGAGGCGACGGTCGACGCCGTCTCGGGACGCGAAGTCGTCCTCGACGAGACGTACTTCTACCCCGAATCCGGCGGCCAGCCGGCCGACCGCGGCACCGTCGACGGCGTCCGCGTCGCAGACGTGCGCGAGCGCGACGGGCGAGTCGTCCACGAACTCGACGCCGCGGGCGATGTCCCCGCGCCGGGAGCGACCGTCACGGGGATCGTCGACGACGCGTTCCGCACGTACTGCACGCGCGCGCACACCGCCTCGCACGTCCTCTACGGCGCGGCCCGGCGGACCTGCGAGGATCTGGGGTACGCCGGCTTCGACATCGCCCCGGAGAAGGTTCGCGTCGACCTGACGACCGCGGAGCCGCTCTCCGACGCCGACCTCGTCGAGCTGGAGCGGCTCGCGAACCGCGCGGTCTGGGACTCGCTACCCGTGTCGTGGGAGACGCATCCGGAGGGCGAGGCCCGCGCCATCGACGGGATCGCGTTCAACGCGAAGACCGAGGCGGGCGCGATGGGCGGGGACCAGGCCGTCCGCGTCGTGACGATCGGCGGGGACGGCGGGGCGACGGGCGGTGACCGAAAACCCGGCGTAGGCGGTGACGTGGGCGTCGACGCCGGCGACGGCCCCATCCCGTGGGACGTCGCCGCCTGCGGTGGCACCCACGTTCGAACCACGGCCGAGATCGGCCCGATATCGGTGCTCGACCGCTCGAATCCCGGCGAGGGCGTGACCCGCGTCGAGTTCGCCGTCGGGCCGACGGCCATCGACCACGACGCGGCGGTCCACCGCGCGGCCCTCGACGCGGCCGCCGCTCTCGACGCGCGGATCGCGGACCTCCCGGAGGAGGTGACGCGGGTTCGCACGGAGGCGGACCGGCTCGAAGCCGACCTCCGGGACGCCCGCGGCGATCTGCTCGCCGCCAGACTGCGCGAGTTCGAGACGACCGAGGTCGACGACACGACGTGGGCGATCGGAACGGTCGGCGACGCGGACCCGAACGACCTCCGCGGCCCCGCGGACGCGATCGTGGGCGGCGGCGTCGCGGACGAGTCGGCCGCCGCGTCTCCGGACGCGCTCGCCGCGGTCGGCGGGGGAGACGCGCCGTTCGTGGTCGTCGCGGTCGCGGACGACGCGAGCGGCGATGGGGCAGAACGCCCGAAGGCGGGCGAGGTCGTCGACGCGGTCACGGACGCGTTCGGCGGCGGTGGGGGCGGCGGCCCGACGTTCGCGCAGGGTGGTGGGCTCGACGCCGACCCGGACACCGTGGTCGCGTGGCTGCGGGAGCGATGA
- a CDS encoding HAD family hydrolase has translation MSYEVVCFDLDNTLYPYAPCNEAGKRAALAAFRERGYEMDRQTFDDLYAAGRREAKRETGGTAASHSRHIYFKRAIRAYADDHDAETALAAGDAYWDGYADAMRLCDGVESTLGKLADAGVAVAVVTNLTTRVQLQKLARLEIDDRVDRLVTSEEVGREKPSALPFTTALASLDCRPSDALVVGDNLGADIGGGNALGIDTALFVADGDAPPDDAIDEPRRPDVRLDAFNELREVAL, from the coding sequence ATGAGCTACGAGGTGGTCTGCTTCGATCTCGACAACACGCTGTACCCGTACGCGCCGTGCAACGAGGCGGGAAAGCGGGCGGCGCTCGCCGCCTTCCGCGAGCGCGGGTACGAGATGGACCGGCAGACGTTCGACGACCTGTACGCGGCGGGTCGCCGAGAGGCGAAGCGCGAGACCGGCGGCACGGCGGCCTCTCACTCGCGACACATCTACTTCAAGCGCGCCATCAGAGCGTACGCGGACGACCACGACGCCGAGACCGCGCTCGCGGCCGGCGACGCCTACTGGGACGGATACGCGGACGCGATGCGTCTCTGTGACGGCGTCGAGTCCACCCTCGGCAAGCTCGCGGACGCCGGAGTCGCGGTGGCGGTCGTCACGAACCTCACCACCCGCGTCCAGCTACAGAAGCTCGCGCGGCTCGAGATCGACGACCGGGTCGACCGGCTCGTCACCTCAGAGGAGGTCGGACGCGAGAAGCCGAGCGCACTCCCGTTCACGACGGCGCTCGCGTCGCTCGACTGTCGGCCGAGCGACGCGCTCGTGGTCGGCGATAACCTCGGAGCCGACATCGGCGGCGGGAACGCCCTCGGGATCGACACGGCGCTTTTCGTCGCCGACGGCGACGCGCCGCCCGACGATGCGATCGACGAGCCGCGGCGTCCGGACGTTCGGCTGGACGCGTTCAACGAGCTTCGCGAGGTGGCGCTTTGA
- a CDS encoding carbohydrate ABC transporter permease, translated as MSAADRLQTTIAGLDRTRIALYAVLLAMVAFYLAPLESGFMTAFKTPDGFRTTTPFALPPLGEFTLSAWGTAFDRLSNGLLNSALMAVPATVLSALFGSLAAYGLTNLSWRGQIGVLVLFVAGVFIPYQAVLVPLTQFWSFVDLGGRIPLAIVADNEGLINLSITHVAYGIPICTVLFRSYYATIDDEMLEAARLDGASAATIYRRIILPLSIPIFAVTLIYQFTQIWNDLLFAIVLVSNPSNQVVTVALNQLQGSFVQQFNLQMAGAFVAALPTLVVYVLFGEQFAKGVAGD; from the coding sequence ATGAGCGCCGCCGACAGACTCCAGACGACGATCGCGGGCCTCGACCGAACGCGTATCGCGCTGTACGCGGTGCTGCTCGCGATGGTGGCGTTCTATCTCGCGCCGCTCGAATCCGGCTTCATGACGGCGTTCAAGACGCCGGACGGGTTCCGGACGACGACGCCGTTCGCGCTCCCGCCGCTCGGCGAGTTCACCCTCTCCGCGTGGGGGACCGCGTTCGATCGGCTCTCGAACGGCCTGTTGAACAGCGCGCTGATGGCGGTGCCCGCCACCGTGCTGTCCGCGCTCTTCGGATCGCTTGCGGCCTACGGCCTGACGAACCTCAGCTGGCGCGGACAGATCGGCGTGCTCGTCCTGTTCGTCGCCGGCGTGTTCATTCCGTATCAGGCGGTTCTGGTGCCGCTGACGCAGTTCTGGTCGTTCGTCGACCTCGGGGGGCGGATCCCGCTCGCTATCGTCGCCGACAACGAGGGGCTGATCAACTTGAGCATCACGCACGTCGCCTACGGCATTCCGATCTGTACGGTGCTTTTCCGCTCGTACTACGCGACGATAGACGACGAGATGCTCGAGGCGGCGCGGCTGGACGGGGCGTCGGCGGCGACGATCTACCGGCGGATCATCCTGCCGCTGTCGATCCCCATCTTCGCGGTGACGCTCATCTACCAGTTCACGCAGATCTGGAACGATCTGCTGTTCGCCATCGTGCTGGTCAGCAATCCGTCGAACCAGGTGGTGACGGTCGCGTTGAACCAGCTTCAGGGCTCGTTCGTCCAGCAGTTCAATCTCCAGATGGCGGGGGCGTTCGTCGCGGCGCTACCGACGCTCGTCGTGTACGTCCTCTTCGGTGAACAGTTCGCGAAAGGCGTCGCAGGTGACTAA
- a CDS encoding protein sorting system archaetidylserine decarboxylase — MTRNPPLARVLPFPVVDAAWRLALVPALAAAVTLPLVPPAGVAMTALALGVLWFHRDPDRVPPDAEGVVVSPADGTVSVIREEGDRLRVGVFMNVTDVHVNRAPLPGTVREVRHRPGANRPAFDKESDRNEQVVIDCEEYELLVIAGWFARRIHPSVEPGDTVDRGERVGHVSFGSRADVVLPADVRESDLRVAEGESVRAGETIIAERP, encoded by the coding sequence GTGACCCGGAACCCACCGCTCGCACGGGTGCTCCCGTTCCCGGTCGTCGACGCCGCGTGGCGGCTGGCGCTCGTGCCCGCGCTCGCGGCCGCCGTGACGCTACCGCTCGTTCCCCCCGCGGGGGTCGCAATGACCGCGCTCGCGCTCGGCGTGCTCTGGTTTCACCGCGACCCGGACCGCGTGCCGCCGGACGCCGAGGGCGTCGTCGTCTCGCCCGCGGACGGCACCGTCTCCGTGATCCGCGAGGAGGGAGACAGGCTCCGCGTCGGGGTGTTCATGAACGTCACCGACGTGCACGTGAACCGCGCGCCGCTCCCCGGAACGGTCCGGGAGGTCAGACACCGCCCCGGCGCGAACCGCCCGGCCTTCGACAAGGAGTCCGACCGCAACGAGCAGGTCGTCATCGACTGCGAGGAGTACGAGCTGCTGGTGATCGCGGGGTGGTTCGCCCGACGGATTCACCCGTCCGTCGAGCCCGGCGACACCGTCGACCGCGGCGAGCGCGTCGGCCACGTCTCCTTCGGCTCGCGCGCCGACGTGGTGTTGCCGGCGGACGTGCGCGAGTCCGACCTCCGCGTCGCCGAGGGCGAGTCCGTCCGCGCGGGCGAGACGATCATCGCCGAGCGGCCCTGA
- a CDS encoding carbohydrate ABC transporter permease has translation MASSIFAALTGDTDESRSDDESQRRSEPSARTDGGTVTDGASDTTTAAVGDDATALGRLRRSRFLESLPFWGPPALLVFFFVYGAIAWNFVISLTGWEGLGSPDYSSLSTEMYAQLLSDPSFAAAFQNTLVLLVAFTVLSLILGLLVAILVDQKIRIENTFRTIYLLPMSLSFVVTAIFWSWMYNPSNGLINEALRGIGLDALTQAWLADPQFKLAAIIFALMWQFSGYCMVVYLAGLRAIPESQYEAARIDGASTIKLYWRVIIPQLRASTMSAAVVLVVFALKAFDFLFVLFGVNPGQSADILSVMMYRVAFDRIQWAYGSAVAMVLFAMTLGVIGPYLYVQYRRGEL, from the coding sequence ATGGCTTCATCGATTTTTGCAGCGCTGACGGGCGACACCGACGAGTCGCGATCCGACGACGAGTCACAACGCCGCTCGGAGCCGTCCGCCCGGACCGACGGCGGCACCGTCACCGACGGCGCGAGCGACACGACGACCGCGGCCGTCGGAGACGACGCGACCGCGCTCGGTCGACTCCGTCGCAGCCGGTTCCTCGAATCGCTCCCGTTCTGGGGGCCGCCGGCGCTCCTGGTGTTCTTCTTCGTGTACGGGGCCATCGCGTGGAACTTCGTCATCTCGCTGACGGGGTGGGAGGGGCTCGGCAGCCCCGACTACTCGTCGCTGTCGACGGAGATGTACGCGCAGTTGCTCTCGGACCCGTCCTTCGCCGCGGCGTTCCAGAACACGCTCGTGCTTCTCGTCGCGTTTACAGTCCTCTCTCTCATCCTTGGACTGCTCGTGGCGATCCTCGTCGACCAGAAGATTCGCATCGAGAACACGTTCCGGACGATCTACCTGTTGCCGATGAGCCTCTCGTTCGTCGTCACGGCGATCTTCTGGTCGTGGATGTACAACCCCTCGAACGGGCTCATCAACGAGGCGTTGCGTGGCATCGGTCTCGACGCACTCACGCAGGCGTGGCTAGCGGACCCGCAGTTCAAGCTGGCGGCTATCATCTTCGCGCTGATGTGGCAGTTCTCGGGGTACTGCATGGTCGTGTACCTCGCGGGACTTCGCGCGATACCGGAGTCGCAGTACGAGGCCGCCCGCATCGACGGCGCGTCGACGATCAAACTCTACTGGCGCGTGATCATCCCGCAGCTGCGGGCCTCCACGATGTCCGCGGCGGTCGTGCTCGTCGTGTTCGCGCTCAAGGCGTTCGACTTCCTGTTCGTGCTGTTCGGCGTCAACCCCGGACAGTCGGCGGACATCCTCTCCGTGATGATGTACCGCGTCGCCTTCGACCGGATCCAGTGGGCGTACGGCTCCGCCGTCGCGATGGTGCTCTTCGCGATGACGCTCGGCGTGATCGGTCCGTATCTCTACGTGCAGTACCGGCGGGGTGAGCTATGA
- a CDS encoding AAA family ATPase: MEGPLWIDAHAPALDEIRQVEARERLERAVDEPMNLVVQGPPGVGKTAATRALTRAAHDHPESDLIEINVADFFGRTKKEIRTDPRFEGFLQGRSRMAKRDMINRVLKESASYAPMSGEYKTILLDNAEAIREDFQQALRRVMEKHHRTTQFVIATRQPSKLIAPIRSRCFPVQVRSPTTDETIDVLETICEREAVPYDADGLEFVASAAGGDLREAILSTQATAVEGDEITMSTAYETLGEVGDDDAIREALAAAREGNFGDARSALDDLLEEGGYDGGDLLRETLRVARAGSAYDGADLARLHMLAGEADLDLTDGLDDRLHLTHLLAAWAAGRTELEPPLRDPAEA, translated from the coding sequence ATGGAGGGACCGCTGTGGATCGACGCGCACGCTCCCGCGCTCGACGAGATCCGACAGGTCGAGGCGCGCGAGCGGCTGGAGCGCGCGGTCGACGAGCCGATGAACCTCGTGGTGCAGGGGCCGCCGGGGGTCGGAAAGACCGCGGCGACGCGGGCGCTGACGCGGGCCGCACACGACCACCCGGAGAGCGACCTGATCGAGATCAACGTCGCGGACTTCTTCGGGCGCACGAAAAAGGAGATCCGGACTGACCCCCGATTCGAGGGGTTCCTGCAGGGCCGCAGTCGGATGGCGAAACGCGACATGATAAACCGCGTGTTGAAGGAGTCGGCGTCGTACGCGCCGATGTCCGGCGAGTACAAGACGATCTTACTGGACAACGCCGAGGCGATCCGCGAGGACTTCCAGCAGGCGCTCCGGCGAGTGATGGAGAAACACCACCGAACCACGCAGTTCGTGATCGCGACCCGACAGCCGTCGAAGCTCATCGCGCCGATCCGCTCGCGGTGTTTCCCGGTGCAGGTCCGGTCGCCGACCACCGACGAGACGATCGACGTGCTCGAAACGATCTGCGAGCGCGAGGCGGTGCCGTACGACGCCGACGGACTGGAGTTCGTCGCCAGCGCGGCCGGCGGCGACCTCCGCGAGGCGATCCTCTCGACGCAGGCGACCGCTGTCGAGGGCGATGAAATCACGATGTCGACCGCCTACGAAACGCTCGGCGAGGTCGGCGACGACGACGCGATCCGCGAGGCGCTCGCCGCCGCGCGGGAGGGGAACTTCGGCGACGCGCGCTCGGCGCTCGACGACCTTCTCGAGGAAGGAGGATACGACGGCGGAGATCTGTTGCGGGAGACGCTCCGCGTCGCGCGCGCCGGGTCGGCGTACGACGGCGCGGACCTCGCTCGGCTACACATGCTCGCCGGGGAGGCCGACCTCGACCTGACGGACGGGCTCGACGACCGGCTCCACCTCACCCACCTGCTGGCGGCGTGGGCGGCCGGTCGCACCGAACTCGAACCGCCGCTTCGCGACCCCGCGGAGGCCTGA
- a CDS encoding DUF4013 domain-containing protein, with protein sequence MSSVLTFPIRGSPRFDALLVGGGLHLLAVWIPVLPFVVVAGYLSRVLAATAAAESHVDPERPGWRPVGALLRDGLRVAVTTVGYLAVPVVLLVVTLGGPLEGFDPTGTTDGLLFTVGSTVSTLLAAAICYPLPAALAAVAREGTLRAAVDATLVGAAAQDAGYLVATLLAAGGLGVAAAAYGPLNRVALGFVCLFYVEVVAAAAVGRATGRAWRRRGV encoded by the coding sequence ATGTCGAGCGTTCTGACGTTCCCGATTCGCGGGTCGCCCCGGTTCGACGCGCTGCTCGTCGGCGGCGGGCTCCACCTGCTCGCGGTGTGGATTCCGGTGCTCCCGTTCGTCGTCGTCGCGGGCTACCTCTCGCGGGTGCTCGCGGCGACCGCGGCAGCCGAGTCGCACGTCGATCCCGAGCGACCGGGGTGGCGACCGGTCGGGGCGCTGCTCCGCGACGGGCTCCGCGTGGCCGTGACGACGGTCGGCTACCTCGCGGTTCCGGTCGTCCTCCTCGTCGTGACGCTTGGCGGTCCGCTCGAAGGGTTCGACCCGACCGGCACGACGGACGGGCTCCTCTTTACCGTCGGCTCGACGGTCTCGACGCTGCTTGCGGCCGCGATCTGCTATCCGCTCCCGGCGGCGCTCGCCGCGGTCGCCCGCGAGGGAACGCTGCGCGCGGCGGTGGATGCGACGCTCGTCGGCGCGGCCGCACAGGACGCCGGCTACCTCGTCGCGACCCTGCTCGCCGCCGGCGGGCTCGGTGTCGCCGCCGCGGCGTACGGACCGCTGAACAGGGTCGCGCTCGGATTCGTCTGTCTGTTCTACGTCGAGGTCGTCGCCGCCGCCGCGGTCGGCCGGGCGACCGGTCGGGCGTGGCGACGCCGCGGCGTCTGA
- a CDS encoding ABC transporter substrate-binding protein: MTRDSETDEADRLTRRHYVAGAGTLATVGIAGCSGGGDGSDGGSDGADGGDGSDGSGGGSSELEIIHWWTAGGEQDAYQALLDGFREEHPDVEIVDNPAPGGAGSAIDTVVQNRVIDGNPPSTFQIWPGQALTPYTDENLLEDIGDSVWDEEMRNAYLDGVVDLSQPAGNLVAVPINIHRLNNLFYNVSVLDDAGVDPTDIDGPEDLLGVFETLDAETDVTPMAHQTQSPWSSLQLWESIFVGEQGVDAYQTLIGGDVSSLEDEVRSALELLADYLEYIPEDAGSISWDQGNNDVISGDAAFLHQGDWAAGQYRSAEDFEFESDWDMVPFPGTSGVYQSVIDSFVFPTGNPSPEATEKFLNYAGSVDAQERFNPIKGSIPPRTDVPMDEFGDFLSRQFEDFQNSNTQPPAIAHGTAVAPAIQSSLDEVFANFNGNRDVDAAYDGIVNSF, encoded by the coding sequence ATGACACGAGACAGCGAAACCGACGAGGCCGACCGACTCACCCGCCGTCACTACGTTGCCGGCGCTGGCACCCTCGCGACCGTGGGGATCGCCGGGTGTTCGGGTGGCGGCGACGGGTCCGACGGTGGATCGGACGGCGCTGACGGCGGAGACGGGTCTGACGGCAGCGGTGGCGGCTCCAGCGAACTCGAGATCATCCACTGGTGGACCGCCGGCGGCGAGCAGGACGCGTATCAGGCCCTCCTCGACGGCTTCCGAGAGGAGCACCCGGACGTCGAGATAGTCGACAACCCGGCACCCGGCGGTGCCGGCTCCGCGATCGACACCGTCGTCCAGAACCGCGTCATCGACGGGAACCCGCCGAGCACGTTCCAGATCTGGCCCGGGCAGGCGCTCACGCCGTACACGGACGAGAACCTCCTCGAAGACATCGGCGACTCCGTGTGGGACGAGGAGATGCGGAACGCGTACCTCGACGGCGTCGTCGACCTCTCGCAGCCCGCGGGCAACCTCGTTGCGGTCCCGATCAACATCCACCGGCTGAACAACCTGTTTTACAACGTTAGCGTCCTCGACGACGCCGGCGTCGACCCGACCGACATCGACGGTCCGGAAGACCTCCTCGGCGTCTTCGAGACGCTCGACGCGGAGACCGACGTCACCCCGATGGCACACCAGACCCAGAGCCCGTGGTCGTCGCTCCAGCTGTGGGAGAGCATCTTCGTCGGCGAACAGGGCGTCGACGCCTACCAGACGCTGATCGGCGGCGACGTCTCCTCGCTCGAAGACGAAGTCCGCTCGGCGCTGGAACTGCTCGCCGACTACCTCGAGTACATCCCCGAGGACGCCGGCTCGATCAGCTGGGACCAGGGGAACAACGACGTGATCTCCGGCGACGCCGCGTTCCTCCACCAGGGCGACTGGGCGGCCGGTCAGTACCGCTCCGCCGAGGACTTCGAGTTCGAGAGCGACTGGGACATGGTGCCGTTCCCCGGCACCTCCGGCGTCTACCAGTCCGTCATCGACTCGTTCGTCTTCCCCACGGGCAACCCCTCGCCCGAGGCGACGGAGAAGTTCCTCAACTACGCCGGCTCGGTCGACGCCCAAGAGCGGTTCAACCCGATCAAAGGATCGATCCCGCCGCGCACCGACGTCCCGATGGACGAGTTCGGCGACTTCCTCTCGCGGCAGTTCGAGGACTTCCAGAACTCGAACACGCAGCCGCCGGCGATCGCACACGGCACGGCGGTCGCGCCGGCGATCCAGTCCTCGCTCGATGAGGTCTTCGCCAACTTCAACGGCAACCGGGACGTCGACGCCGCCTACGACGGCATCGTCAACTCGTTCTGA
- a CDS encoding ABC transporter ATP-binding protein — protein sequence MAQLELDSVTKRFGEGDGSVLAVDDVDVDIADGEFLVLVGPSGCGKSTTLRMVAGLESITDGEIRLDGERMNEQGPAERDIAMVFQSYALYPHMTVRQNMRFGLEESTDLSDEEMDGRVDETAELLDITELLDRKPGALSGGQRQRVALGRAIVREPKAFLMDEPLSNLDAKLRSQMRTELQQLQADLDTTTVYVTHDQTEAMTMGDRIAILDAGELQQVATPLEAYHRPANQFVAGFIGEPSMNFVDCAVEEATLVDGAFRYPLGDEVGGAVDAAADATLGIRPEDVSVDADASGGDAVADHAFDATVTVVEPMGDENVVHLSLADGPDLVATVNGLRQIESGTDVVVEIPENAIHVFDGDSGDALHNRSLDDAELDDARV from the coding sequence ATGGCACAACTCGAACTCGACTCGGTGACGAAGCGATTCGGCGAGGGAGACGGTTCCGTCCTCGCTGTAGACGATGTGGACGTCGACATCGCGGACGGGGAGTTCCTCGTCCTCGTCGGCCCGTCCGGCTGCGGGAAGTCCACGACGCTCCGGATGGTCGCCGGGCTCGAATCGATCACGGACGGCGAGATCCGTCTCGACGGCGAGCGGATGAACGAGCAGGGGCCGGCGGAGCGGGACATCGCGATGGTGTTCCAGAGCTACGCGCTGTACCCGCACATGACCGTCCGCCAGAACATGCGGTTCGGACTGGAGGAGTCGACCGACCTCAGCGACGAGGAGATGGACGGTCGCGTCGACGAGACGGCCGAACTCCTCGATATCACCGAACTCCTCGACCGGAAGCCGGGCGCGCTCTCCGGCGGACAGCGCCAGCGCGTCGCGCTCGGCCGCGCCATCGTGCGCGAGCCGAAGGCGTTCCTGATGGACGAACCGCTCAGCAACCTCGACGCGAAGCTCCGCTCGCAGATGCGCACGGAGCTACAGCAGCTACAGGCCGACCTGGACACCACCACCGTCTACGTCACGCACGACCAGACGGAGGCGATGACGATGGGCGACCGTATCGCCATCCTCGACGCCGGCGAACTCCAGCAGGTGGCGACGCCGCTTGAGGCGTACCACCGTCCCGCGAACCAGTTCGTCGCCGGGTTCATCGGCGAGCCGTCGATGAACTTCGTCGACTGCGCGGTCGAAGAGGCCACCCTCGTCGATGGGGCGTTCCGTTACCCCCTCGGCGACGAGGTTGGCGGGGCGGTCGACGCTGCCGCCGACGCGACGCTCGGCATCCGCCCCGAAGACGTGTCGGTCGACGCGGACGCTAGCGGCGGCGACGCGGTCGCGGACCACGCGTTCGACGCGACCGTCACCGTGGTCGAACCGATGGGCGACGAGAACGTCGTCCACCTCTCGCTCGCCGACGGACCGGACCTCGTCGCGACGGTGAACGGGCTCCGCCAGATCGAGAGCGGAACGGACGTGGTCGTCGAGATTCCCGAGAACGCGATCCACGTGTTCGACGGCGACTCCGGCGACGCGCTCCACAACCGCTCGCTCGACGACGCCGAACTGGACGACGCGCGCGTCTGA
- a CDS encoding DUF192 domain-containing protein, producing MRRRALTIAATAAAVTLLVGLAVAVDPTLLIAGYETTTVEVVDGETNASLATVEARVADGPVKRYVGLSATDALPADRGMLFVHGDSAERAYVMRDMTFGLDIIFVSVDGTITAIHDAEREERPLTRYRGAGRYVLEVPRGWSDRHGVEPGDRLVFDV from the coding sequence GTGCGCCGCCGTGCCCTCACGATCGCCGCGACCGCGGCCGCCGTCACCCTCCTCGTCGGCCTCGCCGTCGCCGTCGATCCGACCCTCCTGATCGCGGGGTACGAGACGACGACCGTCGAGGTGGTCGACGGCGAGACGAACGCCTCGCTCGCGACCGTCGAGGCCCGTGTCGCCGACGGCCCGGTGAAACGCTACGTCGGACTCTCCGCGACCGACGCCCTGCCCGCCGACCGAGGAATGCTGTTCGTCCACGGCGACTCGGCCGAACGCGCCTACGTGATGCGGGACATGACGTTCGGACTCGACATCATCTTCGTCTCCGTCGACGGAACGATAACGGCGATCCACGACGCAGAGCGGGAGGAGCGGCCGCTCACGCGCTACCGCGGCGCGGGGCGATACGTCCTCGAAGTGCCGCGCGGCTGGAGCGATCGTCACGGCGTCGAGCCCGGAGACCGGCTCGTTTTCGACGTCTGA